From Haemorhous mexicanus isolate bHaeMex1 chromosome 13, bHaeMex1.pri, whole genome shotgun sequence, a single genomic window includes:
- the CTXN2 gene encoding cortexin-2, translating to MMNSNYCSNTSASMSVNEMSAFPLTLEQKTGFAFVGILCVFLGLLIIRCFKILLDPYSSMPSSTWEDEVEGLDKGTFEYALA from the coding sequence ATGATGAACAGTAATTACTGCAGCAACACTTCAGCCAGTATGAGTGTCAACGAAATGTCTGCCTTCCCTCTGACTTTAGAACAAAAAACTGGCTTTGCCTTTGTGGggattttgtgtgttttcttggGACTTCTAATTATCAGATGCTTCAAAATCTTGCTAGACCCCTACAGCAGTATGCCTTCTTCCACATGGGAAGATGAAGTAGAGGGGTTGGATAAAGGAACATTTGAATATGCTCTTGCATGA